In one window of Paracoccus saliphilus DNA:
- a CDS encoding TRAP transporter large permease produces MSHEWIAILMFSTMLLMMITGQRVFGAIGFVAVVAALILWGPGGTDMGFSAVMKVMRWNALLTLPMFVFMGYVMSESRLAEDLYRMFHVWFGPMPGGLAIGTILLMVMISAMNGLSVAGMAIGATIALPELIRHNYDKPMISGVIQAGSSLGILIPPSVVLVLYSLIARQPVSQLWLAGIGPGLLMAAMFILYILIRTRLKPSLAPPMPPEERAEITWGERIRLLRAGILPLVIFAAMMVPFVKGWTSLTESSVIGALSAVIAAVIKGRFTRDVFETATKQTLAITCMFMLIITAALSFGAVFDGLGAGRAIENLFLQEMGLSPLQVLLLMQASFLIMGMFLDDTAMLVIVAPIYVTMARALGFDLVWYGILYTITCQIAYLTPPFGYNLFLMRAMAPKDFTLGVIYRSVLPFVALMAVTLALVIAFPGIAMWLPNSIYGQ; encoded by the coding sequence CGCCGTGGTCGCCGCGCTGATCCTGTGGGGACCGGGCGGGACCGATATGGGCTTCTCGGCGGTCATGAAGGTCATGCGCTGGAATGCGCTGCTGACGCTGCCGATGTTCGTCTTCATGGGTTACGTGATGTCGGAATCCCGGCTGGCCGAGGATCTTTATCGCATGTTCCATGTCTGGTTCGGCCCGATGCCGGGCGGGCTTGCCATCGGGACCATCCTGCTGATGGTGATGATCTCGGCTATGAACGGGTTGTCGGTGGCGGGGATGGCCATCGGGGCGACCATCGCCCTGCCCGAGCTGATCCGGCACAATTACGACAAGCCGATGATCTCGGGCGTGATCCAGGCGGGTTCCAGCCTTGGCATCCTGATCCCGCCCTCGGTGGTGCTGGTGCTGTATTCGCTGATCGCGCGCCAGCCGGTCAGCCAGCTATGGCTGGCCGGGATCGGACCCGGATTGCTGATGGCCGCGATGTTCATCCTCTATATCCTGATCCGCACCCGGCTGAAACCCTCGCTCGCCCCACCGATGCCGCCCGAGGAACGCGCCGAGATCACATGGGGCGAACGCATCCGCCTGCTGCGTGCCGGTATTCTGCCACTGGTGATCTTTGCCGCGATGATGGTGCCCTTCGTCAAGGGCTGGACCTCGCTGACCGAAAGCAGCGTCATCGGTGCGCTGTCAGCCGTGATCGCCGCCGTCATCAAGGGGCGCTTCACCCGAGACGTTTTCGAGACGGCCACGAAGCAAACCTTGGCCATCACCTGCATGTTCATGCTGATCATCACCGCGGCGCTCAGCTTTGGGGCGGTCTTCGACGGTCTTGGCGCAGGGCGCGCAATCGAGAACCTGTTCCTGCAAGAAATGGGTCTCAGCCCGTTACAGGTGTTGCTGCTGATGCAGGCATCGTTCCTGATCATGGGCATGTTTCTCGATGATACCGCCATGCTGGTGATCGTCGCGCCGATCTATGTAACCATGGCGCGTGCACTCGGGTTCGATCTGGTCTGGTACGGGATCCTCTATACGATCACCTGCCAGATCGCCTATCTGACCCCGCCCTTCGGCTATAACCTGTTCCTGATGCGGGCCATGGCGCCGAAGGATTTCACGCTTGGGGTGATCTATCGCTCGGTCCTGCCATTCGTGGCGCTGATGGCGGTGACGCTGGCGCTGGTGATCGCTTTTCCGGGCATCGCCATGTGGCTGCCGAACTCGATCTACGGACAATAA